The Coffea arabica cultivar ET-39 chromosome 8e, Coffea Arabica ET-39 HiFi, whole genome shotgun sequence genome window below encodes:
- the LOC113704600 gene encoding uncharacterized protein has product MARGTPPRGGHNGRGPQRSASQGSSASISRGPCGFYGKPNHTEDNCWRKERKCLRCGSAEHQIANCLVLPREARITTQSSKANSRQSKVEGTKPKVPARVYSLEQHQVPDSSGVVEGTIPVFHRLARILIDPGATHSFVNPDFMCDIDIKPVSLPYDLEVSTPTGEQRLITGMMYANCEIWVGERKLLGNLISLAIKGYDVILGMDWLAKYDAQLDCKRKVVEFRIPGEATLRLDVRGSLASSALILGIRARQLLHKGAQGFLASLINTPTDKLRVEDVSVVSDYPDVFPD; this is encoded by the coding sequence ATGGCACGAGGGACTCCGCCAAGGGGTGGTCACAATGGACGGGGCCCACAGAGAAGTGCCTCACAGGGAAGTTCAGCCTCGATTTCTCGTGGACCTTGTGGATTTTATGGGAAACCAAATCACACTGAGGATAACTGTTGGAGGAAAGAGAGGAAATGCTTACGCTGTGGGAGTGCGGAGCATCAAATAGCCAACTGCCTGGTGTTACCTCGGGAGGCGAGAATAACCACCCAATCGTCGAAGGCCAACTCGCGGCAATCCAAGGTGGAAGGGACAAAGCCGAAGGTGCCAGCTCGGGTATACTCCCTTGAGCAACATCAAGTCCCTGATTCCTCTggggtcgtagaaggtacgatccctgtttttCATCGTCTAGCcaggattttgatagaccccggtGCTACCCATTCATTTGTTAACCCCGATTTTATGTGTGACATTGATATAAAACCTGTTAGCTtgccttatgacttagaagttagtactcctacgggggaACAACGTTTGATTACTGGTATGATGTATGCtaattgtgaaatttgggtaggagagaggaaacTTTTGGGGAATCTTATAAGTTTagctattaaggggtacgacgttatattgggtatggactggttagctaaATACGATGCACAACTTGACTGTAAGAGAAAAGTAGTGGAATTTCGTATACCAGGGGAGGCGACCTTAAGGCTAGATGTAAGAGGtagtttagcctcatctgcattgaTTTTGGGTATTCGAGCTAGGCAACTACTGCATAAAGGGGCGCAAGGGTTCCTAGCTTCTCTTATAAACACTCCCACTGATAAGTTGAGGGTTGAAGATGTGTCTGTAGTGAGTGACTatccggatgtatttcctgattaa